DNA from Comamonas serinivorans:
CGGCGCTGCACGGGCCCGTCGCCTGAACACCCGACCGCCACGCGCTGACCGGCGCCCATGCATCGACACACGTCGCCAGGAGCAGGCGAACAACGCCGCAGCGGTCGACCGCAACGCGCGTCACAACGTCAAGTCTGATGTGGGGCAGTATGGGTAGTTTGTCGATTGTCAATCATCGAATTTGAATGAATACTGATGCGTGGCTGGTGAATTCACATCCGCCTCCTGTGCGGATCGGACAAGTTGTGTGTGCTGGCGGCCCACCCGCGTCAACGGCCATGATCGCCCGCTTGGACGGATGGCCGTTCAGCGGAAAACGGCCAGGGGCTGTTGTGGCCTCAGGATGCCTGGACGCGGTGCGCCTTCGGCGCATCGCACTGGCCAGGGCGTCAGGGCCTGGCGCCCTGGTCGCCCGCAAGCCGCGAGCCGCGAGCCGCAAGCCGCGAGCCGCGAGCGCATCGCCGGCCGCGTGCTTCTAGGGGGGTGACTTGGGCGGTGGGTCTGGGTGGCCGCAGGAGACCACGGCCTGTGCGCCCCCTCGACGCAGCGCAGGCCGCCGCACCAGCCGCGTGCGCGACCGATGGACCCAGGGCCAGGGCGCACAGTGCGGGGTTTCACCTGCAGGCGCCGCGCTCATGACTTCCTCCTCCCGACCCCCGACCTTCTATGGCTGGTGGATCGTGCTGGCCTGCATGACGTTTGCCACCGTCTGCTGGTCGCTGGGCACGTTCGGCATGAGCGTGTACGTGTTCGCGCTGAGCGAGACCGATGGCGGCGCGGCGCGCTTTCCAGTGGCCACGGTGTCCACCGCCGTCACGCTGGCCTACCTCGTCAGCGCGGCGCTGATGGTGGGCGTGGGCAGCGTGTCGGCGCGCCACGGCACCCGGCCCGTGGTGGCGTTTGGGGCCGGGGTGCTGGCGCTGGCCATGTGCGCGCTGCCGCAGTGCCGCGTGGCCTGGCAGCTGTACGGGGCGTTTGCGTTGCTGGGCGTGGCCATGTCCTGCCTGTCCACCGTGGCCATCGGCACCACGCTGGCGCCGTGGTTCGACGTCTACCAGGGCCGCGCGGTGTCCACGGCCATGCTGGGCGCCAGCATCGGCGGCATGGTGGGCACGCCGCTGCTCATGGCCGGCATCCGCCACCTGGGGTTTGCGCACACGGCCTGGCTGGCGGCGGGGCTGGCCTTGCTCGTCATCGTGCCGCTGGCGGTGTTCGTCATGCGGCGCCAGCCCCAGGATCTGGGGCTGCACCCCGATGGCCTGCCGCCGCGCGCCGGTGGCGCCGGGGCTGCGAACGCGCCAGTCTGGACCCGCGGCAGTGCGCTGCGCACGCGCCAGTTCCAGACCCAGGTGTTCGCGTTCGGCGTGGCCTTGATGGTGCAAGTCGGTTTCCTGAGCCACCACGTGCCCATCGCCCTGCCGTGGCTGGGCAGCGCCGGCGCCGCTGCGGCCGTGACGGCGGCGGCCGTGGCCGCCTTCATCGGCCGCTTGCTGCTGGCGCGCTATGCCGACCAGGTGGACGTGCGCAAGACTGCCGCGGGCGTGCTGGCTTTTGGGTGCGTGTCGCTGGTGGGCATGGCGCTGTTCCCGTCGCCCGTGGCGCTGATGGTGTTCAGCATCAGCTACGGCCTGACGGTGGGCAACATCACCACGCTGCCGCCCATCATCACGCGGCGCGAGTTCGGTTCGGCGTCGTTCGGCGTGGTGTTTGGCACGGCCTCCATGCTGACGGCGGTGCTGATGGCGCTGGGGCCCAGCCTGTTCGGCGCCATCCGCCAGGCGTTTGGCGGCTACGCCCCGGCCTTGCTGCTGGGGGCCGCGCTCGATGTGCTGGCCGTGGCGGCCCTCATCTGGGGCGGGCGCCGGCCGCTCGTGCCGCCGGCCGCCGCCGCCCCGCAGCCGTCTTGATGCGGCCGATGTCGCGCGCCGGCTGAGGCCGCTGCGGGCCCGCGCTCAAGACGATGACGCCCGGGCGCGCTTGGCGGCGTTGCGCTTGCGGGTCGCGGCGGCCTTCTTGGCCGAGGCCGAGCGTTCTGCCGCCGACCGCGCGGCCGAGGCCTTGCCGCCCAGCCGCCCGCCTTTGCGGGCCGACTCGGTCGTGTCGGGCTGGCCCCGGCCGGAGCCGGAGCGGTTGCCGCCGCCAGACTGCTTGTTGACGGTGGCCCAGGCGCGGCGCTCGGCTTCGTCGGGTTTCACGCCGCGTTGCTCGTAGCTGTCTTCGATGTGTTCGGCCTGGCGTTTTTGCTTGTCGGTGTAGGCGCTTTTGTCACCGCGGGGCATGGGAGTCCTCACAAATCTTCGATGACCAGCTGGCCGTAGCGGCGGGCCAGCGTGTAAGGGGTGTGCTGCAGCAAGGCCTGCAAGGTCTCGAGCTGCGCGGCGTTGCGGGTCTGCACCAGCAGGCCCGTCTGGCCGTCGTGGGCCAGCTGGATGAATTCGCGCGCCGTGGCCGCATCGGTGCCGATCGAGGGCAGCGGTTGATCCGCGTCGTGCACCGTGGGGGCGATTTCCGTCAGCACCACGCTGGGCGGTGCCAGGTAGACCTCGCCGTCGTGGCCGGACGCGGCCAGCTGCCGCGCGGCCTCGCGGGCCGCGTGCTCGCTGGCGAACATGACCATGGTGTGGCCCGTGGGGTAGAAGGCACCGCCGATCATGGCCCGCATGCTGGCGTCGACTGAAAGCGTGTTCATGGTGAGCTCCGGAGGGAAGGGGGATGACCGGCGCCGCGTTCAGTGGCGCATGGCCTCGCAGGCGCGCGCGCAGTCGGTGCACGCCTGGGCACAGGCCTGGCAATGCGCGTGCGGGTGGTGGCGGCAGACCTCGGCGCAGGCCTGGCACACCTGGGCGCACAGTTGGCAGATCGCCTGGTCGTGCGTGCTGCCTCGGGTCAGCGTGGCGGCGGTCAGCTGGCAGACCTGGGCGCAGTCCACGTCGTGGGCCAGGCAGTCGGTCATGGCCTGCACATCGGG
Protein-coding regions in this window:
- a CDS encoding four-helix bundle copper-binding protein, which produces MHHTSSPTTPTADLPHAACIQACLACELACNRCFAACLNEPDVQAMTDCLAHDVDCAQVCQLTAATLTRGSTHDQAICQLCAQVCQACAEVCRHHPHAHCQACAQACTDCARACEAMRH
- a CDS encoding plasmid stabilization protein — its product is MPRGDKSAYTDKQKRQAEHIEDSYEQRGVKPDEAERRAWATVNKQSGGGNRSGSGRGQPDTTESARKGGRLGGKASAARSAAERSASAKKAAATRKRNAAKRARASSS
- a CDS encoding MFS transporter; the encoded protein is MTSSSRPPTFYGWWIVLACMTFATVCWSLGTFGMSVYVFALSETDGGAARFPVATVSTAVTLAYLVSAALMVGVGSVSARHGTRPVVAFGAGVLALAMCALPQCRVAWQLYGAFALLGVAMSCLSTVAIGTTLAPWFDVYQGRAVSTAMLGASIGGMVGTPLLMAGIRHLGFAHTAWLAAGLALLVIVPLAVFVMRRQPQDLGLHPDGLPPRAGGAGAANAPVWTRGSALRTRQFQTQVFAFGVALMVQVGFLSHHVPIALPWLGSAGAAAAVTAAAVAAFIGRLLLARYADQVDVRKTAAGVLAFGCVSLVGMALFPSPVALMVFSISYGLTVGNITTLPPIITRREFGSASFGVVFGTASMLTAVLMALGPSLFGAIRQAFGGYAPALLLGAALDVLAVAALIWGGRRPLVPPAAAAPQPS